A part of Doryrhamphus excisus isolate RoL2022-K1 chromosome 8, RoL_Dexc_1.0, whole genome shotgun sequence genomic DNA contains:
- the LOC131134436 gene encoding extracellular calcium-sensing receptor-like, protein MPSLLKRGDIMIGGIFPVFNKELATISTFEQEPSGVKCAGFDLRVFRWTQVLAFAIEEINKDPTLLPNISLGYRIFNSCASPTNTLRAALTLAGGEEETDPGTSCFPAISALIAESGSSQSLAVAGTLGPFRVPIVSYFSTCACLSDRSKYPTFFRTIPSDYFQAKALAALVKRFRWRWIGAVQSDNDYGSQGVMAFRKEVEKFGVCIAFVGTILRTYSVEKVKAVVEMIKQSSVKVVLAFVPEGDFYPLMTEVVKQNITGIQWIASEAWITAPRPSTPEIYKAFGGALGFVVQKMAIPKLKPFLTGINPYEDASAAFVREFWKIMVGCKAVLPREQAGDSHEVCTGNETLMNSQDVFFNVSQLRVSYNVYKAVYAVAHALHHLIFCKAVGEKTARPCLNIADIQPKQVTDHLQRVSFKNQFGDYVFFDENGDPPASYDLINWQLKDGQVQHVTVGHFASTVNGNYELSIQEGDIVWRTGKMVPMSLCSVECPPGTRKAQIKGKPICCFDCIPCADGTTANTTVDCTPCPKEFWSNDRRDKCIPKTIEFLTYHEPMGIALTVVSLLGASLSMTTMLIFICYRNTPVIKASNSELSIFLLFSLFLCFLCPLTFIGRPTVWTCMLRHTAFGVTFALCISCVLGKTIVVVTAFKASFPGSKVAGKFGPTQQRVIVCTCTLIQILICVLWLNLNPPFPAMVFKYSNKKIILECNTGSEAAFYAVLGYVGFLSIICLILAFLARKLPDNFNEAKFITFSMLIFCAVWVTFIPAYVSSPGKFTVAVEIFAILSSAFSLLVSIFAPKCYIILVKPEKNTKKHVLGKILNKGQ, encoded by the exons ATGCCGAGTCTTCTTAAGAGAGGGGACATAATGATTGGAGgcatttttcctgtttttaacaAAGAGTTAGCCACCATCTCTACATTTGAGCAGGAGCCTTCTGGAGTCAAATGTGCAGG GTTTGATCTACGAGTTTTCCGATGGACCCAAGTGCTTGCGTTTGCAATTGAAGAGATCAACAAAGATCCCACGCTCCTGCCAAATATATCACTGGGATACAGGATCTTCAACTCGTGCGCATCTCCGACTAACACTTTACGTGCTGCACTGACACTGgctggaggagaagaggagacaGACCCTGGCACGTCTTGTTTCCCGGCCATATCTGCCCTAATAGCCGAGTCTGGATCATCCCAGTCTCTGGCTGTAGCTGGGACACTTGGTCCGTTCCGAGTACCAATA GTGAGCTACTTCTCAACATGTGCCTGTTTAAGTGACAGGTCAAAGTATCCGACATTTTTTCGAACAATTCCCAGTGATTATTTCCAAGCAAAAGCTTTAGCAGCGCTGGTTAAACGTTTTCGCTGGCGGTGGATTGGCGCCGTACAGTCAGACAATGACTATGGCAGTCAGGGGGTCATGGCTTTTCGAAAAGAGGTTGAAAAGTTTGGTGTTTGTATCGCATTTGTTGGGACAATTCTGCGCACATACTCTGTCGAAAAGGTCAAGGCTGTTGTTGAAATGATCAAACAATCAAGTGTTAAAGTTGTTCTTGCTTTTGTGCCCGAGGGTGACTTTTACCCTTTAATGACAGAAGTGGTTAAGCAGAACATCACAGGGATCCAGTGGATCGCCAGCGAGGCCTGGATAACAGCTCCTCGACCTTCCACACCGGAAATCTACAAAGCTTTCGGCGGGGCTCTGGGTTTTGTGGTGCAGAAGATGGCTATTCCTAAGCTGAAGCCATTCCTCACGGGCATCAACCCTTACGAAGATGCAAGCGCTGCCTTTGTGCGGGAATTCTGGAAGATTATGGTGGGCTGCAAAGCTGTTTTACCCAGAGAGCAGGCAGGTGACTCACATGAAGTATGCACCGGCAATGAGACATTAATGAACTCCCAGGATGTTTTCTTCAATGTCAGTCAGCTCAGGGTATCCTATAATGTGTACAAGGCAGTTTACGCCGTTGCACATGCGCTGCACCATCTGATTTTCTGCAAAGCTGTTGGTGAAAAGACAGCACGGCCATGTTTGAATATAGCAGACATTCAGCCAAAACAG GTGACTGATCACCTCCAAAGAGTGAGCTTTAAGAATCAATTTGGTGATTACGTTTTCTTTGATGAAAATGGCGACCCACCGGCTTCTTATGACCTCATCAACTGGCAGCTGAAAGACGGGCAGGTCCAACACGTCACAGTGGGGCACTTCGCCTCGACTGTTAACGGCAATTATGAGCTAAGCATTCAAGAGGGGGATATTGTGTGGAGGACCGGGAAAATG GTTCCAATGTCGTTGTGTTCGGTAGAATGTCCACCGGGGACCAGGAAAGCTCAAATAAAGGGAAAACCCATCTGCTGTTTCGACTGCATCCCATGTGCTGACGGTACCACAGCCAACACAACAG TCGATTGCACACCCTGCCCAAAGGAGTTCTGGTCCAATGATAGGAGGGACAAGTGCATTCCGAAAACAATAGAGTTCCTGACTTATCACGAGCCAATGGGAATAGCTCTGACTGTTGTGTCACTGCTGGGGGCGTCGCTGTCCATGACCACGATGCTCATCTTCATCTGTTACAGAAACACGCCAGTCATCAAGGCCAGCAACTCCGAGCTGAGCATCTTCTTattgttttctctctttttgtgCTTTCTCTGTCCGCTCACGTTCATCGGCAGACCCACGGTGTGGACATGCATGCTGCGCCACACAGCTTTTGGAGTGACATTTGCTCTCTGTATTTCCTGCGTTTTGGGCAAGACTATTGTAGTTGTTACGGCTTTCAAGGCATCCTTTCCGGGTAGCAAAGTAGCAGGGAAGTTTGGACCGACGCAGCAACGGGTCATCGTTTGCACGTGCACTCTCATCCAAATACTAATATGTGTGCTTTGGCTAAATTTAAATCCACCCTTCCCCGCCATGGTtttcaaatacagtaataagAAGATTATTTTAGAATGCAACACCGGCTCGGAAGCGGCGTTCTATGCTGTGTTGGGTTACGTAGGTTTTCTCTCAATTATATGTTTGATTCTGGCATTTCTGGCAAGAAAGCTGCCCGATAACTTTAACGAGGctaaatttattacatttagcATGTTGATCTTCTGCGCCGTCTGGGTCACGTTCATCCCAGCATATGTCAGCTCTCCTGGGAAGTTCACTGTCGCTGTGGAAATATTTGCCATTTTGTCCTCAGCTTTCAGTTTACTAGTCAGCATCTTTGCACCGAAATGCTACATAATACTAGTAAAGCCAGAAAAGAACACCAAAAagcatgttttaggaaaaaTACTTAATAAGGGTCAGTGA
- the LOC131134188 gene encoding extracellular calcium-sensing receptor-like, whose amino-acid sequence MVFAVEEINQNPTLLPGVNLGYHIRDSCALHPWATQAALTLVNGDGSSCEPADDSSEDGKGVPLIIGGASSKTAMILSRVLSPLSVPLISYQSSCPCLSDRRQFPNFFRTMPSDIYQARAIARLAIHFKWTWIGAVVANNDYGLMAVKVFQEETQESGVCLAFVETLTRQNIARDARRAALAIKESTAKVILVFSWYTDVREVLLQLAEMNVTDRQFLASEAWSTSGNLLQNPVTSKVASGALGMAIRSSPIVGFENYVRSLTPSSRPNDDFLMEFWEQEFSCRPQTVDFASISPPSTNTSEQRTSLPICSGEESLKGVHNLFTDTSQLRQAYNVYLAVYAAAHAIHNHLACPSTTSGNSGSTCSSTKHVKPAELLQHLNDVNFTTPQGERLYFQGSDVPAKYDLVNWQKTPDGSLKLVLIGHVDGYDVHLNDTDVQWSTGSFQVPTSVCSDSCPPGTRVASRKGEPLCCFDCIPCADGEISNATGSPNCEHCPVEFWSNAGRTACIPRHLDFLSFNETLGITLTTVAVSGTMVTTAVFVVFLYYRHTPVVRANNCELSFLLLLSLKLCFLCSLLFIGPPSVWACRFQQAAFGISFVLSVSCLQVKTIVVLAAFRSARPGTEALMKWFGPGQQRGSVCVFTSIQIVICIIWLSLSPPEPKPDFDTPGLKVTLKCAMDSVVGFSLVLGYIGLLACTCLLLAFLARNLPDNFNEAKLITFSMIIFCAVWVAFVPAYISSPGKYAVAVEIFAILASSYGLLFCIFAPKCFIILFRPERNTKKHMMAR is encoded by the exons ATGGTATTCGCCGTGGAGGAAATCAACCAGAACCCCACCCTGTTACCCGGCGTCAACCTGGGCTACCACATCCGTGATAGCTGCGCCCTGCACCCCTGGGCCACACAGGCCGCCCTCACGCTGGTGAACGGGGACGGCAGCAGCTGCGAGCCAGCGGATGACAGCTCTGAAGATGGGAAAG GTGTTCCCTTGATCATCGGCGGGGCTTCCTCCAAAACAGCCATGATCCTCTCCAGAGTCCTGAGCCCACTTTCTGTGCCTTTA ATCAGCTACCAGTCGAGCTGTCCTTGTTTGAGTGACAGGCGTCAGTTTCCAAACTTCTTCAGAACCATGCCCAGCGACATCTACCAAGCGCGGGCCATCGCCAGGCTCGCCATACACTTCAAGTGGACCTGGATCGGCGCGGTGGTGGCGAACAATGACTATGGTCTGATGGCCGTCAAG GTGTTCCAGGAGGAGACCCAGGAGTCGGGTGTGTGTCTGGCCTTTGTGGAGACCCTAACAAGGCAAAACATTGCGAGGGACGCCAGGAGAGCAGCCCTTGCCATTAAAGAATCCACCGCCAAAGTCATCCTTGTGTTCTCATGGTACACAGATGTGAGGGAGGTTCTTCTGCAACTGGCCGAGATGAAC GTGACTGACAGGCAGTTCCTCGCCAGTGAGGCTTGGAGCACCAGTGGTAACCTTCTCCAAAACCCTGTCACCTCAAAAGTAGCGAGTGGAGCCCTTGGCATGGCTATACGTAGCTCGCCTATCGTCGGGTTTGAGAATTATGTCCGAAGTTTGACCCCATCAAGTCGCCCCAATGACGACTTCCTGATGGAATTCTGGGAACAAGAATTTTCATGTAGACCTCAGACTGTCGACTTCGCATCGATCTCACCACCAAGCACAAACACGTCCGAGCAGAGGACTTCGCTGCCCATTTGCAGTGGAGAGGAGTCGCTAAAAGGGGTGCATAACCTCTTTACCGACACCTCCCAGCTACGACAGGCCTACAACGTCTATCTGGCTGTTTACGCTGCAGCTCACGCCATCCATAACCACCTCGCTTGCCCCAGCACGACCTCCGGGAATAGCGGCTCCACCTGCTCCTCCACCAAACATGTCAAACCTGCAGAG CTGTTGCAGCACTTGAACGACGTCAACTTCACCACACCGCAGGGGGAACGCCTTTATTTCCAAGGGAGTGACGTACCGGCAAAATACGACCTGGTCAACTGGCAGAAAACCCCCGACGGCTCCCTAAAACTTGTCTTGATCGGCCACGTAGACGGATATGACGTCCATCTGAACGACACGGATGTCCAGTGGAGCACAGGATCCTTTCAG GTGCCTACATCAGTGTGCAGTGACAGCTGCCCTCCTGGCACCAGGGTGGCCAGCAGGAAAGGAGAACCTCTTTGCTGCTTTGACTGCATCCCGTGTGCTGATGGGGAGATCAGCAATGCAACCG GTTCACCCAACTGTGAACACTGTCCGGTGGAGTTCTGGTCCAATGCGGGGAGAACAGCCTGCATACCTCGCCATCTGGACTTCCTGTCCTTCAATGAGACCTTGGGCATCACCCTCACCACAGTAGCTGTGTCTGGCACCATGGTCACCACTGCTGTCTTTGTGGTTTTCCTCTACTACAGACACACACCAGTG GTCCGAGCTAACAATTGCGAGCTGAGTTTCCTGCTTCTCTTGTCACTTAAACTCTGCTTCCTGTGCTCGCTGCTCTTCATCGGTCCTCCATCAGTGTGGGCTTGTCGCTTCCAGCAGGCCGCCTTCGGCATCAGTTTTGTACTCAGTGTGTCCTGCCTCCAAGTGAAAACCATAGTGGTTCTGGCCGCTTTCCGCTCAGCCCGGCCCGGCACCGAAGCCTTGATGAAGTGGTTCGGCCCAGGCCAACAGAGAggaagcgtgtgtgtgtttacttccaTACAG ATCGTCATCTGCATTATTTGGCTATCACTCAGCCCCCCTGAACCCAAACCTGACTTTGACACCCCCGGGTTAAAAGTCACTCTGAAATGTGCCATGGACTCTGTGGTGGGCTTCTCTCTGGTTCTGGGCTACATCGGTCTCCTGGCCTGCACTTGTCTCCTCCTGGCCTTCCTTGCCAGAAACCTTCCAGACAACTTCAACGAGGCCAAGCTGATCACCTTCAGCATGATCATCTTTTGTGCCGTCTGGGTGGCTTTTGTTCCCGCTTACATCAGCTCGCCCGGGAAGTATGCAGTCGCCGTGGAGATATTTGCAATCCTGGCCTCCAGTTATGGCTTACTATTCTGTATTTTTGCTCCGAAGTGTTTTATTATACTTTTCCGACCTGAGAGAAACACTAAAAAACACATGATGGCCAGGTAG
- the LOC131134896 gene encoding LOW QUALITY PROTEIN: vomeronasal type-2 receptor 1-like (The sequence of the model RefSeq protein was modified relative to this genomic sequence to represent the inferred CDS: inserted 2 bases in 1 codon; deleted 1 base in 1 codon), whose translation MYCPGFGLAGKASFNVYVQRSKVTLKCAMDSVVGFTLVLGYIXCLLLAFMARKLPDNFNEAKLITFSMIIFCAVWVAFVPAYVSSLEVFAILASSYGLLFCIFAPKCFIIVLRPERNTKKYLMGR comes from the exons ATGTACTGCCCTGGGTTTGGTCTCGCAGGCAAAGCCTCCTTCAATGTTTACGTGCAAC GGTCTAAGGTCACCCTCAAGTGTGCCATGGACTCTGTGGTGGGATTCACTCTGGTGCTGGGCTACAT GTGCCTCCTCTTGGCTTTCATGGCAAGGAAACTTCCAGATAACTTCAACGAGGCCAAGCTGATCACCTTCAGCATGATCATCTTTTGCGCCGTCTGGGTGGCGTTTGTTCCCGCCTACGTCAGCTCACTGGAAGTGTTCGCCATCCTCGCCTCCAGCTACGGTTTACTCTTCTGTATTTTTGCACCA AAATGTTTCATCATTGTTCTTCGGCCTGAGAGAAACACCAAGAAATATCTGATGGGCAGATAG